The following coding sequences lie in one Lolium perenne isolate Kyuss_39 chromosome 2, Kyuss_2.0, whole genome shotgun sequence genomic window:
- the LOC127336646 gene encoding organic cation/carnitine transporter 4: MEALLGGGASRRVSIDDALAEHAGELGRWQLRHFVLVSAAWALEALNTMVIIFADREPAMACPAGDGQCGDPCGGAAPAAGWVWTQGTGSSTVAEWGLVCGQRYKVGLVQALFFAGCLIGSGVFGHLSDSFLGRKGALQLACTLNAVFALLTSIAPNYWAYTALRVLTGFSNGSVGFCSFVLANEPIGPSRRGVAGMSAFYFFSGGVVVLAGVASIFQSSWRLLYVVASLASLVYLVAVLPFVSESPRWYLVRGRADDAIRVLRDIASTNGSRIPDGVTLKFDDDDDDDDKLAGAESSSSASILDVLRSRTTRRRLVLSVLINLLCAVVYYGLSLNVGNLRTNLYVSVAVNALAEMPAFLLTTLFIDRFGRKPLAISTLLLSGVFCTAGSLISAADDATMSVAKMACSVVGIFGMAATYNLLFIYTSELFPTVVRNAALGCTGQATRMGAILAPLVVVLGERVPFAVFGMAGIVSGLLVFYLPETMNKPLYDTMAGLEEGEKTLFK; this comes from the exons ATGGAGGCTCTTCTCGGTGGTGGGGCTAGCCGGCGCGTGAGCATCGACGACGCGCTTGCTGAGCACGCGGGGGAGTTGGGTCGGTGGCAGCTGCGGCACTTCGTGCTGGTGTCGGCGGCGTGGGCGCTGGAGGCGCTGAACACCATGGTGATCATCTTCGCGGACCGTGAGCCGGCCATGGCATGCCCGGCTGGGGACGGGCAGTGCGGCGATCCGTGCGGCGGCGCGGCACCGGCAGCCGGGTGGGTGTGGACGCAGGGGACCGGCTCGTCGACAGTGGCAGAGTGGGGGCTCGTGTGCGGCCAGCGCTACAAGGTGGGGCTCGTCCaagccctcttcttcgccggctgCTTGATCG GCTCCGGTGTGTTCGGGCACCTATCAGACTCGTTCCTGGGCCGGAAGGGTGCCCTCCAGCTCGCCTGCACTCTCAACGCCGTCTTCGCCCTCCTCACGTCCATCGCCCCCAACTACTGGGCATACACCGCCCTACGCGTCCTCACCGGCTTCAGCAACGGCAGCGTCGGCTTCTGTTCCTTCGTCCTCGCCAACGAGCCCATCGGTCCCTCCCGCCGCGGTGTCGCGGGCATGTCTGCCTTCTACTTCTTCTCCGGCGGCGTCGTGGTCCTCGCCGGAGTCGCCTCCATCTTCCAGTCCTCGTGGCGCCTGCTCTACGTGGTCGCCTCCCTGGCCTCGCTCGTCTACCTTGTCGCCGTCCTGCCCTTCGTGTCCGAGTCGCCCCGCTGGTACCTCGTGCGGGGACGCGCCGACGACGCCATCCGCGTCCTGCGCGACATCGCGTCCACCAACGGCAGCCGCATCCCCGACGGTGTCACGCTCAagttcgacgacgacgacgacgacgacgacaagcTGGCTGGCGCGGAGTCCTCCTCGTCGGCCTCCATCCTGGACGTGCTGCGGTCGAGGACGACGCGGCGTAGGCTCGTCTTGTCCGTGCTCATCAACCTGCTCTGCGCGGTGGTCTACTACGGGCTGAGCCTCAACGTGGGCAACCTCAGGACCAACCTGTACGTCAGCGTGGCCGTGAACGCGCTCGCCGAGATGCCCGCCTTCCTGCTCACCACGCTCTTCATCGACCGTTTCGGCAGAAAGCCGCTCGCCATAAGCACCTTGCTTCTCAGCGGCGTCTTCTGCACAGCCGGCAGCCTCATCTCTGCCGCCGACGACGCAACAATGAG CGTCGCCAAGATGGCCTGCAGCGTGGTGGGGATCTTCGGAATGGCGGCGACGTACAACCTATTGTTCATATACACCTCAGAGCTATTCCCCACGGTGGTGAGGAACGCGGCGCTGGGGTGTACCGGGCAGGCAACGAGGATGGGGGCGATACTGGCGCCGTTGGTGGTGGTGCTCGGGGAGCGGGTGCCATTCGCGGTGTTCGGCATGGCTGGTATCGTAAGCGGGCTGCTCGTCTTCTACCTCCCGGAGACAATGAACAAGCCTTTGTATGACACCATGGCCGGCCTAGAGGAAGGGGAGAAGACCCTCTTCAAGTAA
- the LOC127336644 gene encoding uncharacterized protein isoform X2 — protein MPVMTTNPSLSGFSPSSEKEQPPSSSPAMEEEPAVDDSELASWMEEVVDSGRSAQQLAMEMEEEMAAEEEDFASYRSDWESRWGADGWGYFCDMTTVSSMQYTHLTPSVIRRAEGIVDATLQIFSIKLAEIKGGLEWPLSVYGVVAARDAVDHNRNLLFCRHRRCSQKIKQDDPFLCLTGPSRAIVLTVMEPVVFEIQLKVQGKTASEDRALISATSDYTRVGRGRGVRTICFENCFCTAEICVERVSETVQATIFGVRVVKGGSEPFEYGCRVACHSPSGAFKLIDELEGSLKVVVDAYSSSGDIAAQGHVSFTPETCNVSRERFYVGDAQVEVSVAWSLLVSDKRDIALEGWVSEFSTM, from the exons ATGCCGGTGATGACGACGAATCCATCCCTGTCTGGGTTCTCGCCCTCGTCGGAGAAGGAGCAGCCACCGTCGAGTTCTCCAGCCATGGAGGAGGAGCCAGCGGTCGACGACTCCGAGTTGGCGTCATGGATGGAGGAGGTGGTGGACAGCGGCAGATCGGCCCAGCAGTTGGCCATGGAGATGGAGGaggagatggccgccgaggaggaggacttcgcTTCCTACAGAAGCGACTGGGAATCGAGGTGGGGGGCGGACGGGTGGGGCTACTTCTGCGACATGA CGACGGTGAGCTCAATGCAATACACGCACTTGACGCCGAGTGTCATCCGCCGGGCCGAGGGCATCGTCGACGCCACCTTGCAGATCTTCTCCATCAAACTAGCGGAGATCAAAGGTGGCCTGGAGTGGCCACTGTCCGTCTATGGCGTGGTCGCTGCCCGGGACGCTGTTGATCACAACCGCAACCTCCTCTTCTGTCGACATAGAAGGTGCAGCCAGAAAATCAAGCAAGAT GATCCTTTTCTATGCTTGACCGGCCCGTCGCGCGCAATCGTGCTTACTGTTATGGAACCGGTTGTCTTTGAGATCCAGCTCAAAGTACAAGGCAAAACGGCGTCTGAAGATAGAGCATTGATCAGCGCCACGTCCGACTACACAAGAGTAGGGCGTGGCCGTGGTGTACGCACCATTTGCTTCGAGAACTGCTTCTGCACCGCAGAGATATGCGTCGAGCGAGTTTCAGAGACAGTCCAGGCAACTATCTTCGGCGTCCGAGTTGTCAAAGGGGGGTCGGAGCCTTTTGAATACGGATGCCGGGTCGCTTGCCACTCACCGTCTGGTGCCTTTAAGCTCATCGATG AGCTCGAAGGAAGCCTCAAAGTCGTCGTAGATGCCTACTCTTCATCTGGTGATATTGCCGCGCAAGGTCATGTCTCCTTCACGCCTGAAACTTGCAACGTAAGTCGGGAGAGGTTTTATGTTGGCGACGCTCAGGTGGAGGTTAGCGTTGCTTGGTCACTTCTTGTCTCCGACAAGCGTGATATCGCGCTCGAGGGATGGGTGTCTGAGTTTTCTACTATGTGA
- the LOC127336644 gene encoding uncharacterized protein isoform X1 — MPVMTTNPSLSGFSPSSEKEQPPSSSPAMEEEPAVDDSELASWMEEVVDSGRSAQQLAMEMEEEMAAEEEDFASYRSDWESRWGADGWGYFCDMTTVSSMQYTHLTPSVIRRAEGIVDATLQIFSIKLAEIKGGLEWPLSVYGVVAARDAVDHNRNLLFCRHRRCSQKIKQDDPFLCLTGPSRAIVLTVMEPVVFEIQLKVQGKTASEDRALISATSDYTRVGRGRGVRTICFENCFCTAEICVERVSETVQATIFGVRVVKGGSEPFEYGCRVACHSPSGAFKLIDGKVTYVASSTSPEFVLLDSRCRGMMLKGFDGYYIDLSRQVVSVELEGSLKVVVDAYSSSGDIAAQGHVSFTPETCNVSRERFYVGDAQVEVSVAWSLLVSDKRDIALEGWVSEFSTM; from the exons ATGCCGGTGATGACGACGAATCCATCCCTGTCTGGGTTCTCGCCCTCGTCGGAGAAGGAGCAGCCACCGTCGAGTTCTCCAGCCATGGAGGAGGAGCCAGCGGTCGACGACTCCGAGTTGGCGTCATGGATGGAGGAGGTGGTGGACAGCGGCAGATCGGCCCAGCAGTTGGCCATGGAGATGGAGGaggagatggccgccgaggaggaggacttcgcTTCCTACAGAAGCGACTGGGAATCGAGGTGGGGGGCGGACGGGTGGGGCTACTTCTGCGACATGA CGACGGTGAGCTCAATGCAATACACGCACTTGACGCCGAGTGTCATCCGCCGGGCCGAGGGCATCGTCGACGCCACCTTGCAGATCTTCTCCATCAAACTAGCGGAGATCAAAGGTGGCCTGGAGTGGCCACTGTCCGTCTATGGCGTGGTCGCTGCCCGGGACGCTGTTGATCACAACCGCAACCTCCTCTTCTGTCGACATAGAAGGTGCAGCCAGAAAATCAAGCAAGAT GATCCTTTTCTATGCTTGACCGGCCCGTCGCGCGCAATCGTGCTTACTGTTATGGAACCGGTTGTCTTTGAGATCCAGCTCAAAGTACAAGGCAAAACGGCGTCTGAAGATAGAGCATTGATCAGCGCCACGTCCGACTACACAAGAGTAGGGCGTGGCCGTGGTGTACGCACCATTTGCTTCGAGAACTGCTTCTGCACCGCAGAGATATGCGTCGAGCGAGTTTCAGAGACAGTCCAGGCAACTATCTTCGGCGTCCGAGTTGTCAAAGGGGGGTCGGAGCCTTTTGAATACGGATGCCGGGTCGCTTGCCACTCACCGTCTGGTGCCTTTAAGCTCATCGATGGTAAAGTCACTTATGTTGCTAGTTCCACATCTCCTGAATTCGTGCTGCTCGATTCTCGTTGTAGAGGGATGATGCTTAAAGGTTTCGATGGCTACTACATTGATCTGTCAAGGCAAGTTGTTTCTGTAGAGCTCGAAGGAAGCCTCAAAGTCGTCGTAGATGCCTACTCTTCATCTGGTGATATTGCCGCGCAAGGTCATGTCTCCTTCACGCCTGAAACTTGCAACGTAAGTCGGGAGAGGTTTTATGTTGGCGACGCTCAGGTGGAGGTTAGCGTTGCTTGGTCACTTCTTGTCTCCGACAAGCGTGATATCGCGCTCGAGGGATGGGTGTCTGAGTTTTCTACTATGTGA